TTAGGATCTGTTTGAGAAATGACTGTTTGAAAAAGCTCCAGGTCAGTGTGGTCAACTTCCAGTTTAACAGTggctaaaaacaaaacacaatgtaGTTGTttcaatgaaacaaaaaaatgatgTGGTGTCGTATTATAAAATAAGTCACCTCATGATCCACTCGAGATGGCAGAAGATCTGTTATGTGACTAACAGGAAACAATTTACGCTCTGCTTCCTCTGAGCCAAGGAAATGGATGAAGTATAACACGTAACAAAGCAACAAAAACCCTGCATAGACACACTGtcaaaaaaaacccacacagaATAAAGATTAGAAACCAGATACtatatatgttgtatatgttCAGTGTCCAAACATGCAAACATATATACCTGGGCAGCAGAGAAGATATAAAGTCCCCACTGAGGCGCTGAGACCACCATCACTACAGTAACGAGACATTTAGCAATCATGGCTAAGCTTTCGGCAATCACCTGCAAATATGTGTCATTTGATCAGATACATTCATCTTATTCAATCTACAATGACACTATAAAGTGCAACATAAAACATGATAGCGGATGCTGACACCTTTAAACGGACGAACATGTGCACATGTGCAAGAACCCAGAGGGGTTCAGCCAGCAGCTCTGTAAGTGCAGCTAGGCAGAACAATCCAACTGCGGGAACATAATGCGGGATGGACTGAGGATCAGGTGCCTGGAGCacccaccaccacacacacactaacagcaCACCCCACACACAACCCACAGGGAATCTGAGAGTATGAGAAGAAGGTAAAAGAAagagaataaaaataattttaattttaggcaaAATATTCCTTGAAATTTCAGTTATTATATGAATCATCATCTATAAATCTCTGATTTCATCTCATGAaatccttttttttcctttttaatttatatatacatatagagagagagagagagagagagagagagagagagagagagttaattaGTGCCTGCCCACGTTTCAGCTTGTTGGTTTCAGAAGTAAGCCAATTTTGGTTAATAAACCTACAGGAATTTCTGCTTACGTGAGCCATAACAGGTTGATGACCTGTCTCCAGTTACGCCCCGCCCCCTCGCTGCTTAGACACGCCCTCCGGAACGCCTCCCTAGACAGAAACACCAATGTAGAATAGAGCAGCATCAACCTATAACAAAAGCAGACGTTGCAGTTAGTGGCCCATTGAGAGGAATGTTCGAGTTTATGATTTGGAATTGCAAACCCACCTCACATTTACCACGCCTATCAGTTCCTTGGACACAAACCGCAAAGTAAATGCATTCAAGAGAAAAGTCAACACTCGAAACATCAcctgcaatgtaaaaaaaaatatatatatcaacataCTGGTTTATCATATGTCTCTAATATAGGTGCATTTGATGTGTTCACAATAGTATTGTGAGTGTAGTAATAAGTTACCTGAAGCATAACATTATAAGAGGCCAGTGTTGAAGCACTCTTGAGCACATCTTCTGAACCCATTGTAAACTTTACTCTTTTTTAACTCAACTATTGAAACTCACTAACAACAAAATCACCGAAATCCGTCGGTGGAAAATAAACGTCACCTTCGCTTCATTATACAGCTATATTACTTTGATACTGTACTACAATATTCTCCTGCTTTTGCCATTTAACAACTGTAGCAGTTGTCAAATAGAATATACTTCCGTTTCTCAGTTGAAAGATTTCAAGATAAAAGTCCGCGTAAGTGGCGTTTCTAATGACGCTTTAGGGGAAACTGGACGACGCgcgttattttataattattcaaaatgttcaaaagaTTCTGCAATGAGACAAAAATCTACGTTTGACTGTACATTATGGAACTTTTAACTTGTTACAACTAACAGGAAGTTTTTCTGGAAGGATTTTGATTCGCTAAACTCGAATCATTTACATCAGTGTGTGACGAGAATCTATCTGTGTTATGAATCATTCACTCGATTAATTAAAATGACCGAGCCgataaaaatgtgtcatttaacaACGACACCACTACGGACCTGACCAATATACTGGGAGCCTTCATTGTGTCAACAAATATTGTATATGTATACTTGGAAAGAGTTGCAAatggtttcttcatcagaaatgcTCAtctctgcagcacagaagtcacTGTGTCCTCGTAAGAAGCGTTTATCTCCGGCCACATGTCTTGATGTGACTGTTCAGATAATGGCTGTGGATCTGGGCGTCAAACCTGCTCTACTTTACGACAGTAATGCAGCTTCTCCAGAACAACTTCAGATGTATCTCAGTTCTCTACAGGAGTCTGGAGTTGTAACCAATCCACTACGGATTCTGTCCATTGATGGCAACACGTTCATTTTTAATCGTGCCTCTGTTGAGTCCCACCTGGACGAACTGCTCAAAAGCAAAGATCTCATTCTGATGGACGTATGTCCCTCAAGAAAACAACCCGTCTTGGCTGGCTTTGAAAATAAAACTGAGGATATGATCAAAACTCTTTCAGAATTCTTCATGACTGAGCTGGATAAAGAC
This genomic window from Carassius gibelio isolate Cgi1373 ecotype wild population from Czech Republic chromosome A6, carGib1.2-hapl.c, whole genome shotgun sequence contains:
- the LOC128015790 gene encoding UPF0739 protein C1orf74 homolog, giving the protein MYTWKELQMVSSSEMLISAAQKSLCPRKKRLSPATCLDVTVQIMAVDLGVKPALLYDSNAASPEQLQMYLSSLQESGVVTNPLRILSIDGNTFIFNRASVESHLDELLKSKDLILMDVCPSRKQPVLAGFENKTEDMIKTLSEFFMTELDKDSSVIVLGEELYNDWNLCTLFGILLGYPASYWFDQTEGFRNCLCMTPLVVCTVWVKWHTRDINHRCCLYSFSVPEELWPQVQWHVHQWTESLRERFNKQPVLTDLCFFRETVTLPSVTL